In one window of Desulfonatronum thioautotrophicum DNA:
- a CDS encoding hydantoinase B/oxoprolinase family protein, translated as MTLNPILLEVFKNRFSSIAEEMGMALMRTAYSPNIKERRDFSCALFDAEGEMVAQAAHIPVHLGSMPLSVQAAMAEPMGPGDMIVLNDPFKGGTHLPDITLVAPVFAKGGHAPEFYVANRAHHADVGGMTAGSMPLSTSIFQEGVIIPPLKLVENGQIDAKLLRFFLNNVRTPQEREGDFSAQVMANMTGVRRTRELLAKYAPETVRFYARALNDYAETMTRTAVARIPAGTYRFEDRLDGDGLGREDIAIRLEMTADGHQILLDFSASDDQVPGPVNAVRAITLSACLYVFRCLVRESIPANAGCLRPLTVTTRPGSVVDALFPAAVAGGNVETSQRIVDVILGALAQALPDVIPAASQGTMNNVSIGGFDPRRQRPFAYYETLAGGMGASRHVPGASAVHAHMTNTLNTPVEALEYAYPFLVREYSVRRGSGGAGKMPGGDGLVREIALEAPAEVTVLSERRVRGPYGIQGGKPGAPGRNILIRNGMSESKPGKFTTQVATGDAVRVETPGGGGYGV; from the coding sequence ATGACCCTGAATCCGATCCTTCTGGAAGTGTTCAAGAACCGTTTTTCCTCCATTGCCGAGGAAATGGGCATGGCCCTGATGCGCACCGCCTACTCCCCGAACATCAAGGAACGCCGGGATTTTTCCTGTGCCCTGTTCGACGCAGAAGGCGAGATGGTGGCCCAGGCCGCGCACATCCCCGTGCATCTGGGCTCCATGCCCTTGTCCGTGCAGGCGGCCATGGCCGAACCCATGGGTCCCGGGGACATGATCGTGCTCAACGACCCCTTCAAGGGGGGCACCCACCTGCCGGACATCACCCTGGTCGCCCCGGTTTTTGCCAAGGGAGGGCATGCGCCTGAATTCTATGTGGCCAACCGCGCGCACCATGCCGATGTCGGCGGCATGACGGCCGGTTCCATGCCCCTGTCCACCTCCATTTTCCAGGAAGGGGTGATCATCCCGCCATTGAAACTGGTGGAGAACGGACAGATCGATGCGAAGCTCCTGCGCTTTTTCCTGAACAACGTCCGCACGCCCCAGGAGCGGGAAGGGGACTTTTCGGCCCAGGTCATGGCCAACATGACCGGGGTGCGCCGCACCCGGGAATTGCTGGCCAAGTATGCCCCGGAAACCGTGCGCTTCTATGCCCGGGCGCTTAATGATTACGCCGAAACCATGACCCGCACGGCCGTGGCCCGGATTCCGGCCGGAACATACCGCTTCGAGGATCGTCTGGACGGTGACGGCCTGGGCCGGGAGGACATCGCCATCCGCCTGGAAATGACCGCGGACGGGCACCAGATTCTCCTGGACTTCAGCGCCTCCGACGACCAGGTTCCCGGGCCGGTCAACGCGGTCCGGGCCATTACCCTCTCCGCATGTCTGTACGTCTTCCGCTGCCTGGTCCGGGAATCCATCCCGGCCAATGCCGGTTGTCTGCGGCCGCTCACGGTGACCACCCGGCCCGGCTCCGTGGTGGACGCCCTGTTTCCCGCGGCCGTGGCAGGGGGCAATGTGGAAACCTCCCAGCGGATCGTGGACGTGATCCTCGGCGCCCTGGCCCAGGCCTTGCCGGATGTCATCCCCGCGGCCAGCCAGGGAACCATGAACAACGTCTCCATCGGCGGGTTCGACCCCCGCCGCCAGCGGCCCTTTGCCTACTACGAGACCCTGGCTGGCGGCATGGGCGCGTCCCGGCACGTTCCGGGCGCCTCCGCGGTGCACGCCCACATGACCAATACCCTGAACACCCCGGTGGAGGCCCTGGAGTACGCCTACCCGTTTTTGGTCAGGGAGTATTCCGTCCGTCGCGGTTCCGGAGGCGCCGGAAAAATGCCCGGCGGGGACGGCCTGGTTCGGGAGATCGCCCTGGAAGCCCCGGCCGAGGTCACGGTCCTGTCCGAACGCCGCGTTCGCGGCCCCTATGGGATCCAAGGCGGCAAACCCGGTGCGCCCGGCCGGAACATCCTGATCCGCAACGGTATGTCGGAATCCAAGCCGGGCAAATTCACCACCCAGGTGGCCACCGGTGACGCCGTGCGCGTAGAGACTCCCGGAGGCGGAGGGTATGGCGTATAG
- a CDS encoding RrF2 family transcriptional regulator translates to MKIPTKIRYGLRFLLDLAEHGGQGVVTLREAARRQDISQKYLWQVVAPLKSAGLITAERGKDGGFRLTRDPQEISIRDVYTAIEGDCALVGCLTRPEICPRHTRCYVRDVWDEISQGLGDLMHGITLKHILEREQKRRTTQGQDYCI, encoded by the coding sequence ATGAAAATACCTACAAAAATTCGCTACGGCCTGCGCTTTCTTCTGGATCTGGCCGAGCATGGCGGCCAGGGTGTGGTCACCCTGCGCGAGGCGGCGCGGCGTCAGGATATTTCTCAGAAATATCTCTGGCAGGTGGTCGCGCCTCTGAAATCAGCCGGGTTGATCACCGCGGAACGCGGCAAGGACGGAGGCTTTCGACTGACCCGCGATCCCCAGGAAATTTCGATCCGGGACGTTTACACGGCCATCGAGGGCGACTGCGCCCTGGTGGGGTGCCTGACTCGTCCCGAGATCTGTCCGCGGCATACACGTTGCTACGTTCGCGACGTTTGGGATGAAATCAGCCAGGGTCTGGGGGACCTGATGCACGGGATCACCCTCAAGCACATTCTGGAACGGGAACAAAAGCGGCGAACCACGCAAGGCCAGGATTACTGCATCTGA
- a CDS encoding O-acetylhomoserine aminocarboxypropyltransferase/cysteine synthase family protein — protein sequence MNGLETIALHAGQEPDPTTGSRAVPIYQTTSYVFRDSAHAANLFALKEFGNIYTRIMNPTTDVFEKRMAALEGGTGALATASGMAAITYALLTITQVGDEIVAGDNLYGGTYQLFHHTMPKLGRTVRFVDSDNVDAFRNAITEKTRALFIETIGNPKLDVPDFEALAQVAHQAGIPLIVDNTVGVGLIRPIDHGADIVVASATKYIGGHGTSIGGVIVDSGNFAWNAGKFPEFTEPDPGYHGLIYWDALGNVPGMGNVAFILKARVSWLRDTGAALSPFNAHQFLLGLETLTLRQERHSQNALEMARWLNEHPAVSWVNYPGLPDSPNHPMASKYLKKGFGGILGFGIKGGADAAVRFIDSVKLLSHLANIGDAKTLVIHPASTTHQQLTGAEQAATGVTPDYIRLCVGLEHVDDLKADMDQALHNAVK from the coding sequence ATGAACGGACTGGAAACCATTGCCCTGCATGCCGGGCAAGAGCCGGACCCGACCACCGGATCCCGGGCCGTGCCCATTTACCAGACCACTTCCTACGTCTTCCGGGACAGCGCCCACGCCGCGAACCTGTTCGCCCTCAAGGAATTCGGAAACATCTACACCCGGATCATGAACCCCACTACGGATGTCTTCGAAAAACGCATGGCAGCCTTGGAGGGCGGCACCGGAGCCTTGGCCACGGCTTCGGGCATGGCGGCCATCACCTATGCCCTGCTGACCATCACCCAGGTCGGCGACGAGATCGTGGCCGGGGACAATCTTTACGGCGGAACCTACCAGCTGTTCCACCATACCATGCCCAAACTGGGCCGCACCGTCCGCTTCGTGGACTCGGACAACGTGGACGCGTTCCGCAATGCCATCACGGAGAAAACCCGCGCGTTGTTCATTGAGACCATCGGCAACCCCAAGCTGGACGTACCGGATTTCGAAGCTTTGGCCCAGGTCGCCCATCAGGCCGGAATCCCCCTGATCGTGGACAATACCGTTGGGGTCGGTCTGATCCGGCCCATTGACCACGGCGCGGACATTGTCGTGGCCTCGGCCACGAAATATATCGGCGGACACGGGACCTCCATCGGCGGGGTGATCGTGGATTCCGGCAACTTCGCCTGGAACGCCGGGAAATTTCCGGAATTCACCGAACCGGACCCGGGCTACCACGGCCTGATCTATTGGGACGCCCTGGGCAACGTCCCGGGCATGGGCAATGTCGCCTTCATTCTCAAGGCCCGGGTCAGCTGGCTGCGGGATACCGGCGCGGCGTTAAGCCCGTTCAACGCCCACCAGTTCCTGCTCGGCCTGGAAACCCTGACCCTGCGCCAGGAGCGCCATTCCCAGAACGCCCTGGAAATGGCCCGCTGGCTCAACGAGCATCCCGCGGTGAGCTGGGTCAACTACCCCGGGCTGCCGGACAGCCCCAACCATCCCATGGCTTCGAAATATCTTAAGAAAGGATTTGGCGGGATTCTCGGCTTCGGCATCAAGGGGGGGGCGGACGCCGCGGTGCGCTTCATCGACTCGGTCAAACTGCTCTCGCACCTAGCCAACATCGGCGACGCCAAGACCCTGGTCATCCACCCGGCCTCCACCACCCACCAGCAACTGACCGGGGCCGAGCAGGCCGCCACCGGCGTAACCCCGGATTATATCCGCTTGTGTGTCGGGTTGGAGCATGTGGACGATCTCAAAGCGGATATGGACCAAGCCCTGCACAACGCCGTCAAGTGA
- the cysK gene encoding cysteine synthase A, which yields MARIYDDNSLSIGNTPLVRLKRIIPNKKVTVLAKVEGRNPAYSVKCRIGASMIWDAEKRGLLGPGMEIIEPTSGNTGIALAYVCAARGYKLTLTMPETMSMERRRVLAAFGAKLILTPGPEGMKGAVARAETLAAEDPKRWFLPQQFMNPANPAIHETTTGPEIWADTDGAIDVLVSGVGTGGTISGISRFIKQQKGKQILSVAVEPRESPVISQTLAGEELQPAPHKIQGIGAGFIPKTLDLAMVDRVETVESMEAVEFGRRLALEEGLLCGISCGAAAAAAARLSTLPEFEGKTMVVILPDAGERYLSTVLYEGIG from the coding sequence ATGGCCCGCATTTACGACGACAATTCCCTGTCCATCGGCAATACCCCTCTGGTCCGACTCAAACGGATCATTCCCAACAAGAAGGTCACGGTTCTGGCCAAGGTCGAGGGACGCAATCCGGCCTATTCCGTGAAATGCCGGATCGGTGCATCCATGATCTGGGACGCGGAGAAACGTGGCCTCCTGGGTCCGGGTATGGAGATCATCGAACCCACCAGCGGCAATACCGGAATCGCCCTGGCCTATGTTTGCGCTGCCCGGGGCTACAAGCTGACCCTGACCATGCCCGAAACCATGAGCATGGAGCGGCGGCGGGTGCTGGCCGCCTTTGGCGCGAAGCTGATCCTGACCCCAGGTCCGGAGGGCATGAAAGGAGCCGTGGCCCGGGCCGAAACCCTGGCAGCGGAGGACCCGAAACGCTGGTTCCTGCCCCAACAGTTCATGAACCCGGCCAACCCCGCGATCCACGAAACCACCACCGGCCCGGAAATCTGGGCCGATACGGACGGAGCAATCGACGTCCTGGTCTCCGGAGTGGGTACCGGCGGAACCATCAGCGGCATCTCCCGATTCATCAAGCAGCAAAAGGGCAAGCAGATTCTCTCCGTGGCCGTGGAACCCAGGGAAAGCCCGGTGATCTCCCAGACCCTGGCCGGGGAGGAACTGCAACCCGCCCCGCACAAGATCCAGGGCATCGGCGCGGGCTTCATCCCCAAGACCCTGGACCTGGCCATGGTGGACCGGGTGGAGACCGTGGAGAGCATGGAGGCCGTGGAGTTCGGTCGCAGGCTGGCTCTGGAGGAGGGCCTGCTCTGCGGCATCTCCTGTGGCGCCGCCGCCGCGGCCGCCGCCCGCCTGTCCACCCTGCCGGAATTCGAAGGCAAGACCATGGTGGTCATCCTCCCCGACGCCGGAGAACGCTATCTGTCCACTGTGCTCTACGAGGGGATTGGATAG
- a CDS encoding PAS domain S-box protein, giving the protein MHSPQDLAQSFGSRLRFLRTMKGLTQAELAAKLDVSVKHIGRVERGEASPSFALVHALASILETHPLNFFLHFEHAAPAPSLSRGLSTSQAHIPACKQLCFSRGLATWIPKDAEQEPSWSNSLYTMLGYAPLAVSPTEKTFLKHVVPAQQPAVREFLATAIQGGQENRSCFVDITSKAGQQRKLMLKLETLQNGVDRPPSTQLIVQDISECAALNRAVALHQEELESYVLAKNQDLTIALQNVKQEAEQRAKAERGLRVYEQMVNHSHDAQGFIDAEGTIIAVNKEYERLSGMAAQDVVGNKWTEYLIAYYGQETFERTFMARVEEALHQGKHCSIQEWRTYRNGKRRFVRVIYTPCRDNDHPLGVVVTVHDLTDFMKMHERLGHQERMYRQILETAGEAIVILDPNLRATYINPKTTSLFGYDEDEVLGASGLQFVHPEDVDHVRRQLANTLAGDLSRFSARLMDKNGRVVWTQATTTAMRDSQGGAEGVLVMLMDITDLKTTESALRQREQLLELATEASLGLLRDSASEQVITDILARMGHLLAADRVYIFKNHKMEQTGELLTSQIFEWVASGISPQMNNPALQNLSFASVLPRWLREMTAGRCIKGLIETFPREEHSLLASQDILSLLAVPIRMDGRLWGFLGLDAVQSPRDWTTLEENILRIVATALGTAITRTEAEETISTQYELLESLFVSIPLGVVIWDQQGNLVRSNQMFHELTGYPPREIRCLDDWFSRVYPDEEHRRQVLIDWQTSLGRTGTAIREYPITAGDGSIKHIEFRAQFLKDGRSIVTMVDITQRLEAEHALEKSRSEFQAVAEKCPIIHHPLRPPWNGNVHQRLAWQTVCRERPDQGFPVGPIGP; this is encoded by the coding sequence ATGCATTCACCTCAAGATCTTGCCCAATCATTCGGCAGCCGCCTGCGATTTCTTCGGACCATGAAAGGTCTGACTCAGGCGGAGTTGGCTGCCAAGCTGGATGTAAGCGTCAAGCACATCGGCCGGGTGGAACGGGGAGAGGCTTCTCCGTCATTCGCCCTGGTTCACGCCTTGGCCAGTATCCTGGAAACGCACCCCCTGAACTTCTTTCTGCACTTTGAACATGCCGCGCCCGCTCCTTCCCTGAGCCGTGGGCTGTCCACTTCCCAAGCCCATATACCGGCCTGCAAACAACTCTGCTTTTCCCGGGGGCTGGCCACCTGGATTCCGAAGGACGCGGAACAAGAACCCAGCTGGTCGAACTCTCTGTACACTATGCTGGGTTACGCGCCGCTTGCCGTCAGCCCTACGGAGAAGACTTTTTTAAAGCATGTCGTCCCTGCGCAACAGCCGGCAGTGAGAGAATTCCTGGCCACGGCCATACAGGGTGGACAGGAAAACCGGTCCTGCTTTGTGGATATCACGAGCAAGGCCGGCCAACAGCGTAAACTGATGCTCAAGCTGGAAACCTTACAAAACGGAGTGGATCGACCGCCATCCACTCAATTGATCGTCCAGGACATCTCGGAGTGCGCCGCTTTGAACCGGGCCGTTGCATTACACCAAGAAGAGCTGGAATCCTATGTACTGGCCAAAAACCAGGATCTGACCATTGCCCTGCAAAACGTCAAGCAGGAGGCGGAGCAACGTGCGAAAGCGGAACGAGGGCTGCGCGTCTATGAACAGATGGTCAACCATTCCCACGATGCCCAGGGATTTATCGATGCCGAAGGAACAATCATCGCTGTCAATAAAGAATATGAACGGCTATCCGGCATGGCGGCCCAAGATGTCGTGGGAAACAAGTGGACCGAATATTTGATTGCCTATTATGGGCAAGAGACATTTGAAAGAACCTTCATGGCCAGGGTCGAAGAGGCTCTGCATCAAGGCAAGCACTGTTCTATCCAGGAATGGCGGACCTACAGAAACGGCAAACGACGTTTCGTACGCGTCATCTACACTCCCTGCAGGGATAACGATCACCCTCTCGGGGTGGTGGTCACGGTCCACGATCTGACCGATTTCATGAAAATGCATGAACGCCTTGGCCACCAGGAACGCATGTACCGGCAGATTCTGGAGACAGCCGGGGAAGCCATTGTCATTCTCGACCCAAACCTGCGGGCCACCTACATCAATCCGAAAACCACAAGCTTGTTTGGATACGATGAGGATGAAGTATTGGGCGCTTCAGGTTTGCAATTCGTCCATCCTGAGGATGTTGACCATGTTCGCCGGCAACTCGCGAATACACTCGCCGGCGACTTGTCACGATTTAGTGCCCGCCTGATGGACAAGAACGGTCGCGTTGTCTGGACCCAGGCCACCACCACGGCCATGCGCGATTCCCAGGGCGGCGCCGAGGGCGTCCTGGTCATGTTGATGGACATCACTGACCTGAAAACAACGGAATCAGCCTTGCGGCAACGGGAACAGCTTCTGGAACTGGCCACCGAGGCAAGCCTGGGCCTGCTCCGGGATTCAGCCAGCGAGCAGGTTATCACCGATATCCTGGCCAGAATGGGCCATCTTCTGGCGGCGGACCGGGTCTACATTTTCAAAAACCATAAAATGGAGCAGACCGGCGAGCTGTTGACCAGCCAGATCTTCGAATGGGTTGCTTCCGGCATTTCCCCGCAAATGAACAACCCGGCGCTGCAAAACCTCTCTTTTGCTTCGGTCTTGCCCCGGTGGCTCAGGGAGATGACCGCGGGCAGATGCATCAAGGGATTGATAGAAACATTTCCAAGAGAGGAGCACAGCCTCCTTGCATCACAGGATATTCTGAGTCTTCTTGCGGTCCCGATCCGCATGGATGGACGGCTTTGGGGTTTTCTTGGCCTTGACGCCGTCCAGTCGCCAAGAGATTGGACAACGCTTGAGGAGAACATCCTGCGGATCGTTGCCACGGCTCTGGGCACGGCGATCACCCGCACCGAGGCCGAAGAAACCATCTCTACTCAATACGAGTTGCTGGAAAGCCTTTTTGTTAGCATCCCTCTGGGCGTCGTCATCTGGGACCAACAGGGCAACCTGGTCCGGAGCAACCAGATGTTCCACGAATTGACCGGCTACCCTCCCAGAGAGATTCGGTGCCTTGATGACTGGTTTTCCCGCGTTTATCCCGACGAGGAACACAGACGGCAGGTGCTGATTGACTGGCAAACCAGCCTTGGCCGGACCGGCACCGCCATTCGGGAATATCCGATCACAGCTGGGGACGGATCGATCAAACATATTGAATTCCGGGCTCAATTCCTGAAGGACGGTCGCTCCATCGTCACCATGGTGGATATCACCCAGCGCCTGGAAGCGGAACACGCCCTTGAAAAAAGCCGGAGTGAATTTCAGGCTGTTGCGGAGAAATGCCCCATTATCCATCATCCGCTTCGACCGCCATGGAATGGTAACGTTCATCAACGACTGGCATGGCAAACAGTTTGCCGAGAACGGCCGGACCAAGGATTCCCTGTTGGGCCGATCGGTCCATGA
- a CDS encoding sensor histidine kinase — translation MVTFINDWHGKQFAENGRTKDSLLGRSVHELPGLRNAQLGSKLDKVLQGRAIHVHDVFFQDFQHGRPGWAVVRGVPIHEDGELDGGILILEDVTWRKLLDRQIRDTLRERDEALAEKNKFFSIIAHDLKSPMSGLLTLAQMVRKNLDAYSPKQLRECIGILDTTIQNIYALLENLLEWARIQRGLTQYEPTPCEVYDVVEQTLALFQATADQKNITLRNDVEPHIQVCADQSMLDTIMRNLVSNALKFTEQGGMVVVSASEANPAVEISVQDTGIGMKPNLMNGIFSPLQKTNRPGTAGEYGTGLGLILCKEFVEKHGGEIRVVSIPDQGSTFSFTLPNKSAAC, via the coding sequence ATGGTAACGTTCATCAACGACTGGCATGGCAAACAGTTTGCCGAGAACGGCCGGACCAAGGATTCCCTGTTGGGCCGATCGGTCCATGAACTGCCGGGATTGCGCAATGCCCAATTGGGCTCAAAATTGGACAAAGTTCTTCAAGGGCGCGCCATTCATGTACATGATGTCTTTTTCCAGGACTTCCAGCATGGCCGACCGGGATGGGCCGTGGTCAGGGGGGTGCCGATCCATGAAGACGGAGAACTTGATGGCGGGATACTGATCCTGGAAGACGTCACCTGGCGAAAGCTCCTGGATCGCCAGATCCGGGACACCCTGCGGGAACGCGATGAAGCCCTGGCGGAAAAGAACAAGTTCTTCTCCATTATTGCCCACGATCTCAAGTCCCCGATGTCCGGCTTGCTTACATTGGCCCAAATGGTCCGCAAGAACCTGGACGCATACTCTCCAAAGCAACTGCGGGAATGCATCGGTATCCTGGATACAACGATACAAAACATCTATGCTTTATTGGAAAATCTTCTGGAGTGGGCGCGAATACAGCGGGGATTGACCCAATATGAGCCGACTCCATGTGAGGTATACGACGTAGTTGAACAGACATTGGCCCTGTTCCAGGCAACAGCCGACCAGAAAAACATCACCCTGCGCAATGACGTGGAGCCCCATATCCAGGTTTGCGCTGATCAAAGCATGCTGGACACCATCATGCGCAACCTGGTTTCCAACGCGCTGAAGTTCACGGAACAGGGTGGAATGGTGGTGGTCAGCGCTTCCGAGGCAAACCCCGCAGTGGAAATCTCGGTCCAGGATACCGGCATCGGCATGAAGCCGAACCTTATGAACGGCATTTTCTCACCGCTCCAGAAGACGAACCGCCCAGGGACAGCAGGAGAGTACGGCACTGGGCTCGGACTGATATTGTGCAAGGAATTCGTGGAAAAGCACGGTGGAGAGATCCGGGTGGTGAGCATTCCGGATCAGGGTTCGACCTTTTCCTTTACATTGCCGAACAAATCGGCTGCTTGTTGA
- a CDS encoding RNA recognition motif domain-containing protein: MDNKLYVGNLSYSTTEDDLHALFSDAGSVQSVAVIKDRDTGRSKGFGFVEMNSDDDAQKAIDLFHGTEFQGRPMTVNVARPREDRPRFDGGGGKGRRSGGGGGRQRDW; the protein is encoded by the coding sequence ATGGACAACAAACTGTACGTCGGCAACCTTTCCTATTCGACCACCGAAGACGATCTGCACGCCCTGTTCTCGGATGCAGGCTCGGTACAATCCGTCGCCGTCATCAAGGACCGCGACACTGGGCGTTCCAAAGGCTTCGGCTTCGTGGAGATGAATTCCGACGACGATGCCCAGAAAGCCATTGATCTGTTTCACGGAACTGAATTTCAAGGACGCCCGATGACGGTGAACGTGGCTCGCCCTCGGGAAGATCGTCCCCGGTTTGATGGTGGTGGCGGCAAAGGTCGACGCTCCGGTGGCGGCGGCGGCAGGCAGCGCGACTGGTAG
- the cobJ gene encoding precorrin-3B C(17)-methyltransferase: MTPFHADDSALSKARLSIVGLGPGSPELLTPQARIVLEQSQAILGYHVYINLIPTELLAGKQVLASGMRREVERCTQAVEMALQGVDTVLVSSGDSGIYGMAGPCLEVLEQRGMLDKVDVTVVPGIPALAAAAALLGAPLMHDFAVISLSDLLTPWERILERIKHAARADFVMVLYNPRSRGRDWQLATALEVMAAYLAPETPVGLVRNAYRAEQEVSVWTLATLPVARVDMLSIVFIGNSQTRALGAKLLTPRGYPLG; the protein is encoded by the coding sequence ATGACGCCATTCCATGCCGATGATTCGGCTCTCTCCAAGGCTCGGCTTAGCATTGTCGGCCTGGGGCCTGGAAGTCCGGAACTGCTGACGCCCCAAGCCCGGATCGTGCTGGAGCAGTCTCAGGCTATCCTGGGTTATCATGTCTATATCAATCTGATTCCAACGGAGCTTTTGGCTGGAAAGCAGGTCCTGGCTTCGGGCATGCGCCGGGAAGTGGAGCGCTGTACCCAGGCTGTTGAGATGGCATTGCAGGGAGTGGACACGGTCCTGGTCAGCAGCGGTGATTCCGGCATTTACGGTATGGCCGGTCCCTGTCTGGAGGTTCTGGAGCAACGGGGCATGCTGGACAAGGTGGATGTCACGGTTGTCCCCGGCATCCCGGCCTTGGCCGCGGCCGCGGCCTTGCTGGGCGCGCCCTTGATGCACGATTTTGCCGTGATCAGTCTGAGCGATCTGCTGACCCCTTGGGAACGGATTCTGGAGCGCATCAAGCACGCTGCCAGGGCTGATTTTGTGATGGTCCTCTACAACCCCCGGTCCCGAGGGCGGGATTGGCAATTGGCCACGGCATTGGAGGTCATGGCCGCGTACCTGGCTCCGGAAACTCCTGTCGGTCTGGTGCGCAACGCGTATCGTGCGGAACAGGAGGTCTCTGTTTGGACTCTGGCGACGCTTCCCGTGGCTCGGGTGGACATGTTGAGCATCGTGTTCATCGGCAACAGCCAAACCCGCGCCCTGGGGGCGAAGTTGCTCACCCCCAGGGGGTATCCGCTCGGATGA
- a CDS encoding cobalt-precorrin 5A hydrolase, giving the protein MPAGPSTSRRSLNAATTRTAMEQPAMAVWALTARGCDLGRRLTAELGSSLFVPQKYAAHPTERAFQHFASAFPEQFSRFQHHVCIAATGIVVRCLGPLLRDKTTDPGVVVLDQEGRFAVSLLGGHLGGANDLARRLARICGGQAVITTATDTAGLPALDLLARDLGLVADRPERFATLAAALLDGERIQIFDPDSLLWPRLSELGFAGLFKTIGEPISWRKDIPGVWVSWRRPPDEQARLGLHPRRLVAGLGCHRGVSATSITDFVHEVFDANRLALPSLAALGTVQARHGEPGVHSAAATLGVDVAFFSPEQLQAVWTPNPSEAAARLVGTKSVCEAAAMLLAETDTLVVTKTKGAALTLAVALRSRPGDLRDFPE; this is encoded by the coding sequence ATGCCTGCCGGACCGTCCACTTCTAGACGGTCGCTGAATGCAGCCACCACCCGGACCGCCATGGAACAGCCAGCCATGGCGGTCTGGGCCCTGACTGCCCGCGGCTGCGACCTGGGTCGGCGTCTGACCGCCGAACTGGGCTCCTCTCTCTTCGTTCCCCAAAAATACGCCGCGCATCCCACAGAGCGCGCTTTTCAGCACTTTGCATCGGCCTTTCCCGAGCAGTTTTCTCGTTTTCAACACCATGTCTGCATCGCAGCCACCGGTATTGTGGTCCGTTGTCTTGGCCCTTTGTTGCGGGACAAAACCACGGATCCCGGAGTTGTGGTTCTGGATCAGGAGGGGCGTTTTGCCGTGAGCCTGCTGGGTGGCCATTTGGGCGGGGCCAATGATCTGGCCCGAAGATTGGCCCGGATTTGTGGTGGTCAGGCCGTGATTACCACGGCCACGGATACGGCCGGACTGCCCGCACTGGATCTTTTGGCTCGGGATCTGGGCCTCGTGGCGGACCGTCCAGAGCGCTTCGCCACCCTTGCCGCGGCACTGCTGGATGGGGAGCGCATCCAGATCTTCGATCCGGATAGTCTTCTCTGGCCACGGCTCAGCGAACTGGGATTTGCGGGCCTGTTCAAAACAATCGGGGAGCCGATTTCTTGGCGTAAGGATATTCCTGGTGTCTGGGTTTCCTGGCGAAGACCGCCCGATGAGCAAGCCCGGCTTGGTTTACATCCGCGTCGCCTTGTGGCCGGATTGGGCTGCCACCGGGGCGTGAGCGCCACGTCGATCACCGACTTTGTGCATGAGGTGTTCGACGCAAACAGGCTGGCCCTGCCCAGCCTGGCCGCGTTAGGCACGGTTCAGGCCAGGCACGGAGAGCCGGGAGTCCACTCGGCTGCCGCTACCTTAGGTGTGGATGTGGCCTTTTTTTCTCCTGAGCAATTGCAAGCCGTATGGACGCCGAACCCATCCGAGGCCGCGGCCAGGCTGGTCGGCACCAAAAGCGTCTGCGAGGCAGCAGCGATGCTCCTGGCTGAAACGGACACGCTGGTGGTAACCAAAACCAAGGGCGCTGCGTTGACATTGGCCGTGGCCCTGCGCAGCCGTCCAGGCGATTTGCGCGATTTCCCTGAATGA